The Streptomyces sp. NBC_01255 genome window below encodes:
- a CDS encoding RsmB/NOP family class I SAM-dependent RNA methyltransferase produces the protein MSEQASRRPHKPYRRPQKDPVRMLAFEALRAVDERDAYANLVLPPLLKKAREKGDFDGRDAALATELVYGTLRRQGTYDAIISACIDRPLREVDPPVLDVLALGAHQLLGTRIPTHAAVSASVELARVVLGDGRAKFVNAVLRKISQQDLDAWVAQVAPPYDKDAEDHLAVVHSHPRWVVSALWDALGGGRAGIEDLLEADNERPEVTLVARPGRSTTEELAAATETLPGRWSPYALRMAEGGEPGAIEAIKDGSAGVQDEGSQLVAIALANAPLEGSDARWLDGCAGPGGKAALLAALASERGAALLASEKQPHRARLVERALAGNPGPYQVIAADGTRPPWRPGSFDRVLMDVPCSGLGALRRRPEARWRRRPEDLDGFAPLQRGLLTEALRAVRVGGIVGYATCSPHLAETRVVVDDVLKKVGGAELIDARPLLPGVPALGDGPDIQLWPHLHGTDAMYLALLRRTV, from the coding sequence TTGAGCGAGCAGGCAAGTCGCCGTCCCCACAAGCCCTACCGGAGGCCCCAGAAGGACCCCGTCCGGATGCTCGCCTTCGAGGCACTGAGGGCGGTGGACGAGCGCGACGCCTACGCCAACCTGGTACTGCCGCCGCTCCTCAAGAAGGCCCGGGAGAAGGGCGACTTCGACGGGCGCGACGCGGCCCTCGCGACCGAACTCGTCTACGGGACGCTGCGGCGCCAGGGCACGTACGACGCGATCATCTCCGCCTGCATCGACCGGCCCCTGCGCGAGGTCGACCCGCCCGTGCTCGACGTGCTCGCGCTCGGCGCCCACCAGCTGCTCGGCACCCGGATCCCCACGCACGCGGCCGTCTCCGCCAGCGTCGAGCTCGCCCGGGTGGTGCTCGGCGACGGGCGGGCCAAGTTCGTGAACGCCGTGCTGCGGAAGATCTCGCAGCAGGACCTCGACGCCTGGGTGGCGCAGGTCGCCCCGCCGTACGACAAGGACGCCGAGGACCACCTCGCCGTCGTCCACTCGCACCCGCGCTGGGTCGTCTCGGCGCTCTGGGACGCCCTCGGCGGCGGCCGCGCCGGCATCGAGGACCTCCTGGAGGCCGACAACGAGCGCCCCGAGGTCACCCTCGTCGCCCGCCCCGGCCGCTCCACCACCGAGGAGCTCGCCGCGGCCACCGAGACGCTGCCCGGCCGCTGGTCCCCGTACGCCCTCCGGATGGCCGAGGGCGGCGAGCCCGGCGCCATCGAGGCGATCAAGGACGGCAGTGCCGGTGTCCAGGACGAGGGCAGCCAGCTCGTCGCGATCGCCCTCGCCAACGCGCCGCTCGAAGGGTCCGACGCCCGCTGGCTCGACGGCTGCGCGGGACCCGGCGGCAAGGCCGCCCTCCTCGCCGCCCTCGCCTCCGAGCGCGGCGCCGCGCTCCTCGCCTCCGAGAAGCAGCCGCACCGCGCCCGGCTCGTCGAGCGCGCCCTCGCCGGCAACCCCGGGCCCTACCAGGTCATCGCCGCCGACGGCACCCGCCCGCCGTGGCGCCCCGGCTCCTTCGACCGCGTCCTGATGGACGTCCCCTGCTCGGGTCTCGGCGCGCTGCGCCGCCGCCCCGAGGCCCGCTGGCGCCGTCGCCCCGAGGACCTGGACGGCTTCGCCCCGCTCCAGCGCGGACTGCTCACGGAGGCCCTGCGGGCCGTGCGCGTCGGCGGGATCGTCGGGTACGCGACCTGCTCGCCGCACCTGGCCGAGACCCGCGTGGTCGTCGACGACGTCCTGAAGAAGGTCGGCGGCGCCGAGCTGATCGACGCCCGTCCGCTGCTGCCCGGCGTCCCGGCGCTCGGCGACGGCCCGGACATCCAGCTCTGGCCGCATCTGCACGGCACGGACGCCATGTATCTGGCGCTGCTGCGCCGCACGGTCTGA
- the rpe gene encoding ribulose-phosphate 3-epimerase: MAQINPSILSADFARLAEEAKAVEGADWLHVDVMDNHFVPNLTLGVPIVESLARATGTPLDCHLMIEDPDRWAPQYVEAGAGSVTFHVEAAAAPVRLAREIRAKGARASMALKPATPIEPYEDLLPELDMLLIMTVEPGFGGQAFLDIMLPKIRRTRELISKHGLELWLQVDGGVAESTIERCAEAGADVFVAGSAVYGAADPAAAVASLRARAEATTASAAWACGH; the protein is encoded by the coding sequence ATGGCGCAGATCAACCCCAGCATCCTGTCCGCGGACTTCGCCCGGCTCGCCGAGGAGGCGAAGGCCGTCGAGGGCGCCGACTGGCTGCACGTCGACGTGATGGACAACCACTTCGTGCCCAACCTGACGCTGGGGGTGCCGATCGTCGAGTCGCTCGCCCGGGCGACGGGGACGCCGCTCGACTGCCACCTCATGATCGAGGACCCCGACCGCTGGGCGCCCCAGTACGTGGAGGCGGGCGCCGGGTCGGTGACCTTCCACGTGGAGGCCGCGGCCGCTCCCGTGCGGCTCGCGCGGGAGATCCGGGCCAAGGGCGCACGTGCCTCGATGGCGCTCAAGCCGGCCACGCCGATCGAGCCGTACGAGGACCTGCTCCCCGAGCTCGACATGCTGCTGATCATGACGGTCGAGCCGGGCTTCGGCGGCCAGGCCTTCCTCGACATCATGCTGCCCAAGATCCGCCGCACCCGTGAGCTGATCTCCAAGCACGGTCTGGAGCTGTGGCTCCAGGTCGACGGCGGGGTCGCCGAATCCACCATCGAGCGGTGCGCCGAGGCCGGCGCCGACGTGTTCGTCGCGGGCTCGGCGGTCTACGGCGCGGCGGACCCGGCGGCCGCCGTGGCCTCGCTGCGGGCCCGCGCCGAGGCCACGACGGCCTCCGCC